A region of Diospyros lotus cultivar Yz01 chromosome 3, ASM1463336v1, whole genome shotgun sequence DNA encodes the following proteins:
- the LOC127797554 gene encoding LRR receptor-like serine/threonine-protein kinase GSO2, with protein MGCLVWVLVLLALWTEGEGKRSSGQACNSNDLKALTSFKAAILSDTSGRLDKWIGESCCSWQGISCDKTSGRVAELNLPGFITQDDAPLQTSMEGQLSPSITLMASLQVLDLSGLINLTGTIPGSIGFHLPKLRKLFLFGNKLSGPLPESIGKLLELEELYLHENGLFGFLPLSLSSLKALRRLDLHSNRFSGAIPYSITNLTNLVALDLHDNLLTGQIPLRIGNLQALEDLDLSSNSLSGKIPLSVTKLTAISTIYLDANNLEGDIPFPAGFGQMKSLAFLRLNNNHLSGRIPPTFGYLTSLRRLSLANNKLEGSLPSSLGNLSSLSEIYLSGNQFSGQIPRSIGQLSQLLVLSLSLNMIQGPLPRGISSLQNLQILDLSFNHFNLSHIPKWLVGLSSLDRIYLAGCRIQGEIPAYLQPTASSLQELDLSANQITGRIPEWLGSLSQLYLLNLSRNSLVSEIPSTLKNLQNLGVLDLHSNKLTGAIDQVFEIPGSFNGGSLTYIDLSDNIFSSGIEQIGKGVQHGIQYLNLSHNHLKGRLSSYIGQLEPMQSLDLSYNDIGSHLPNTLAKLTNLERLKLQKNQFSGKIPNEFLKLRKLTELDLSDNLLMGEIPSGKPLSDFPSSSYSGNRGLCGKPLTPCKA; from the coding sequence ATGGGATGCCTTGTATGGGTTCTTGTTCTGCTAGCTCTCTGGACAGAAGGAGAGGGCAAGAGAAGCAGTGGCCAAGCATGCAACTCCAATGATCTCAAGGCTCTAACCAGCTTCAAGGCTGCCATTCTATCCGATACCTCAGGCCGCCTTGACAAGTGGATAGGTGAAAGCTGCTGCAGCTGGCAGGGCATTTCCTGCGACAAAACATCTGGAAGAGTGGCAGAACTAAACCTCCCGGGATTCATTACCCAAGATGACGCTCCTCTGCAGACTAGCATGGAAGGGCAGCTTTCCCCTTCGATAACCCTTATGGCCTCTCTTCAAGTTTTGGATCTCAGTGGACTAATCAATCTCACTGGAACGATCCCGGGATCGATTGGTTTTCACCTGCCAAAGCTTCGAAAGCTCTTCCTGTTCGGCAACAAGCTCAGTGGTCCGCTGCCAGAAAGCATAGGTAAGTTGTTGGAACTTGAGGAGTTGTATCTGCATGAGAATGGCTTATTTGGGTTTCTGCCTCTAAGCCTCAGCAGTCTTAAAGCTCTTAGAAGACTAGATCTACATTCTAATCGGTTTTCAGGTGCAATACCTTATTCTATTACAAACCTGACAAATCTGGTCGCTTTGGATCTTCATGACAATCTTCTCACTGGTCAAATACCATTGAGAATAGGCAATTTGCAGGCCTTGGAAGATCTTGATCTTTCAAGCAACTCCTTGAGTGGAAAAATCCCCCTTTCAGTAACTAAATTAACTGCCATCTCAACCATCTATTTGGACGCCAACAACCTCGAGGGAGATATCCCATTTCCAGCAGGCTTTGGACAAATGAAATCCCTTGCCTTTCTCAGGCTGAACAATAACCATCTCAGCGGAAGAATTCCTCCCACTTTTGGATATCTAACCTCTCTTCGAAGACTTTCCCTAGCCAATAACAAGCTTGAAGGGTCTCTTCCTTCGAGTTTAGGAAATTTATCATCGTTGTCAGAGATATATCTGAGTGGCAATCAGTTTTCTGGTCAAATTCCAAGATCAATAGGCCAGCTCTCGCAGCTTCTGGTTTTAAGTTTGTCTCTTAACATGATTCAGGGCCCATTGCCTCGCGGGATATCTTCACTCCAGAATCTTCAAATACTTGATCTATCGTTCAACCATTTCAATCTTTCCCACATCCCTAAATGGCTTGTAGGATTGTCATCTCTTGACAGAATATACTTGGCTGGATGTAGAATCCAAGGAGAAATTCCAGCGTATTTACAACCAACTGCTAGTTCACTACAGGAATTGGACTTATCTGCAAACCAGATCACTGGAAGAATACCTGAATGGCTAGGGAGCCTGTCACAGCTCTACTTGCTAAATCTCTCGAGGAACTCACTTGTTTCAGAGATCCCTAGCACCCTCAAAAACCTCCAAAATTTGGGTGTTCTTGATCTCCACTCAAATAAGCTGACAGGAGCAATTGATCAAGTTTTTGAGATACCAGGCAGTTTTAATGGTGGATCCTTGACATATATCGATCTTTCAGATAATATTTTCTCATCAGGGATTGAGCAGATAGGGAAAGGAGTACAACATGGGATCCAGTATCTCAATTTATCACATAACCATCTCAAAGGTAGGCTATCAAGTTACATAGGGCAATTGGAACCAATGCAGAGTTTGGATTTGAGCTACAATGACATAGGTTCCCACCTACCAAATACTCTAGCAAAACTTACAAATTTAGAGAGGCTCAAGTTgcagaaaaatcaattttccgGAAAGATACCAAATGAGTTTCTCAAGCTGAGAAAGTTGACAGAGTTGGATTTGTCAGATAACCTTCTAATGGGAGAAATTCCTTCTGGGAAGCCCCTGAGTGATTTTCCTTCCAGCTCCTACAGTGGAAATAGAGGTTTATGTGGGAAACCTCTTACTCCTTGCAAGGCTTGA
- the LOC127797555 gene encoding uncharacterized protein LOC127797555 isoform X4, with protein MGACVSTPENCVQVRRSGWKRKRRKQIKPKVPTRFSHRSFDAVDKPVAPDRRSFNNPALPGSTEEAWFDSAAILDSDCDEDFQSVQDDMQSLNGFEGAFISSVASHGEGAGREQGLLNNCGILPNNCLPCLASTVPTVDKRRSLSSSPLSARKKASFKLSFKWREGNSNGAILSSKMLLQRPIAGSQLLFCPAEKKMLDSWSHIDPSTFKVRAKSYLRDKKKDFAPNHAAYYPFGVDVFLSPRKIDHIARFVELPLINSSEKLPSILVVNAQVPLYPASLFQSEADGEGMNIVLYFKLSDSYSTELPSHFKENFRRLVDDEVEKVKSFPIDTIIPFRERLKILGRLVNVDELHLGAAERKLIHAYNEKPVLTRPQHQFFLGENYLEIDLDMHRFSYISRKGFEVFMDRLKNCILDFGLTIQGNKAEELPEQILCCVRLNGIDYINYQQLGLSQEPLEQS; from the exons ATGGGAGCTTGCGTGTCGACGCCGGAAAATTGCGTGCAGGTTCGCCGATCGGGTTGGAAGAGGAAGCGAAGGAAGCAGATCAAGCCGAAGGTTCCGACTCGGTTCTCTCATCGATCATTTGACGCAGTCGATAAGCCCGTCGCGCCGGATCGTCGCTCCTTCAACAACCCCGCCCTTCCCg GAAGTACAGAGGAAGCATGGTTTGATTCTGCTGCCATACTTGATTCAGACTGTGATGAGGATTTCCAAAGTGTGCAGGATG ATATGCAATCTCTAAATGGCTTTGAAGGTGCATTCATATCAAGTGTTGCTTCTCATGGAGAAG GTGCTGGCAGGGAGCAAGGACTGTTGAATAATTGTGGAATTCTTCCCAACAACTGTCTACCATGCCTTGCTTCTACTGTTCCTACAGTGGACAAAAGAAGATCACTGAGTTCTAGTCCACTAAGTGCACGGAAAAAGGCTTCCTTTAAACTTTCCTTTAAATGGAGAGAAGGAAATTCTAATGGTGCTATAC TTTCTTCGAAGATGCTTCTGCAAAGACCAATAGCAGGCTCTCAATTGCTGTTTTGCCCGGCAGAAAAGAAGATGCTTGATTCTTGGTCGCATATTGATCCCAGTACCTTCAAAGTTAGGGCAAAGAGCTATTTGAG AGATAAGAAGAAGGATTTTGCACCTAATCATGCTGCATATTATCCTTTTGGAGTTGATGTATTCTTGTCTCCACGGAAAATTGACCATATTGCTCGGTTTGTGGAACTCCCTCTAATTAATTCCTCCGAGAAACTTCCATCTATCCTTGTTGTAAATGCTCAG GTTCCGCTTTATCCTGCTTCTCTTTTCCAGAGTGAAGCTGATGGGGAAGGCATGAACATTGTTTTGTACTTTAAGCTGTCTGATAGTTACTCTACGGAACTTCCATCccattttaaagaaaatttcaga AGACTAGTTGATGATGAAGTAGAAAAGGTCAAAAGTTTTCCCATAGATACAATCATACCCTTCAGGGAAAGGTTGAAGATCTTGGGTCGTTTAGTAAATGTCGATGAACTCCATTTAGGTGCTGCAGAGAGGAAGCTTATTCATGCTTACAATGAGAAGCCCGTTCTAACACGTCCTCAACACCAATTCTTCCTG GGAGAAAATTATTTGGAGATTGATTTGGACATGCATAGGTTTAGCTACATCTCTAGGAAAGGGTTTGAAGTATTCATGGATAGATTAAAGAACTGCATATTGGATTTTGGCCTCACAATTCAG GGAAACAAGGCTGAAGAGTTGCCAGAGCAGATCTTATGTTGTGTAAGGTTAAATGGAATTGATTACATTAATTATCAGCAACTGGGATTGAGTCAAGAACCTCTTGAACAAAGTTAA
- the LOC127797561 gene encoding glycerol-3-phosphate acyltransferase RAM2-like has product MAVTTFPMVETCPSIGREKQAVVADMDGTLLRGRSSFPYFALIAFEAGGILRLLFLLLASPLAGMLYYFVSESAGIQVLIFATFAGLKLSNIESVGRAVLPKFYSEDLHPETWRVFSSCGKRCVLTANPRIMVEAFLKEFLGVDMVLGTEVGSYKGRATGFVKKPGVLVGERKADALRKAFGDVQPEIGLGDRHTDFAFMASCKEGYVVPPKPEVEAVSTEKLPKPIIFHDGRLVQKPTPLLALLTILWIPIGFLLACLRIAAGALLPMPLVYYAFWALGVRVYVKGHPPPPVNKSSGQSGVLFICSHRTLLDPIFLSTALGRPIPAVTYSVSRLSEIISPIKTVRLTRDRAIDASKIKKLLQEGDLAICPEGTTCREPFLLRFSAMFAELTNELVPVAMVNRMSMFHGTTARGWKGMDPFFFFMNPSPAYEVTFLNKLPLELTCSSGKSSHEVANYIQRVIAATLSYECTTFTRKDKYKALAGNDGTVVEKPKLKPSKVMGC; this is encoded by the exons atggcCGTGACGACCTTTCCGATGGTCGAGACCTGCCCCTCCATTGGCCGGGAAAAGCAAGCAGTGGTGGCTGACATGGACGGAACCCTGCTGCGAGGCCGCAGCTCGTTCCCGTACTTCGCCCTAATCGCCTTCGAGGCCGGCGGCATTCTCCGGCTGCTGTTCCTGCTGCTCGCCTCTCCACTGGCCGGAATGCTCTACTACTTCGTATCGGAGTCGGCCGGCATCCAAGTCCTCATCTTCGCGACATTCGCGGGCTTGAAGCTGTCAAACATCGAGTCGGTGGGGCGGGCTGTGCTGCCGAAGTTCTACTCCGAGGACCTGCACCCGGAGACATGGCGGGTGTTCTCGTCGTGCGGGAAGCGCTGCGTTCTGACGGCGAATCCGAGGATAATGGTGGAGGCGTTTCTGAAGGAGTTTCTGGGAGTGGACATGGTTTTGGGGACGGAGGTAGGGAGCTATAAGGGAAGAGCGACTGGTTTTGTGAAGAAGCCTGGAGTGTTGGTGGGGGAGAGGAAGGCTGATGCTCTGCGCAAGGCATTCGGCGATGTGCAGCCTGAGATTGGGCTTGGAGACAGGCACACTGATTTTGCCTTCATGGCTTCGTGCAAG GAAGGCTACGTTGTGCCACCAAAGCCAGAAGTTGAAGCTGTATCGACTGAGAAGCTGCCAAAGCCTATCATCTTCCACGATGGCCGCCTCGTCCAGAAGCCAACTCCTCTCTTGGCTCTGCTCACAATCCTTTGGATTCCCATAGGCTTCCTCCTCGCCTGTTTAAGGATCGCCGCCGGTGCCCTCCTCCCCATGCCCCTCGTCTACTACGCCTTCTGGGCACTCGGCGTCCGTGTCTACGTCAAGGGCCACCCCCCGCCGCCAGTCAACAAGTCATCCGGCCAGTCCGGCGTCCTCTTCATCTGCTCTCACAGGACCCTCCTCGACCCCATTTTCCTCTCCACAGCCCTCGGCCGCCCTATCCCTGCCGTCACCTACTCCGTTTCACGACTTTCCGAGATCATCTCCCCCATCAAAACCGTCAG GCTCACCAGGGACCGTGCCATCGATGCCTCGAAGATCAAGAAGCTACTGCAAGAAGGCGACCTAGCCATCTGCCCGGAAGGAACCACCTGCCGGGAGCCATTTCTTCTCCGGTTCTCAGCCATGTTTGCGGAGCTAACCAACGAGCTGGTGCCAGTGGCAATGGTGAACCGAATGAGCATGTTTCATGGAACAACGGCCAGAGGCTGGAAGGGGATGGACCCGTTCTTCTTTTTCATGAACCCTAGCCCTGCATATGAAGTAACCTTCTTAAACAAGCTGCCTCTAGAACTAACATGCAGCTCCGGCAAGTCAAGCCATGAAGTGGCAAACTATATACAAAGGGTCATTGCTGCAACTTTGTCGTATGAGTGCACCACATTCACTAGGAAAGATAAGTACAAGGCGCTGGCTGGGAACGATGGCACGGTGGTGGAGAAGCctaaactcaaacctagcaAAGTGATGGGATGTTGA
- the LOC127797555 gene encoding uncharacterized protein LOC127797555 isoform X3, with the protein MALAGSTEEAWFDSAAILDSDCDEDFQSVQDDMQSLNGFEGAFISSVASHGEGNHGECSADALPTNKLKREGEASTGNSACNSVSEVAKNSTRADDADSRLKSVASMNEGREPTYWDEVSSVDEGAGREQGLLNNCGILPNNCLPCLASTVPTVDKRRSLSSSPLSARKKASFKLSFKWREGNSNGAILSSKMLLQRPIAGSQLLFCPAEKKMLDSWSHIDPSTFKVRAKSYLRDKKKDFAPNHAAYYPFGVDVFLSPRKIDHIARFVELPLINSSEKLPSILVVNAQVPLYPASLFQSEADGEGMNIVLYFKLSDSYSTELPSHFKENFRRLVDDEVEKVKSFPIDTIIPFRERLKILGRLVNVDELHLGAAERKLIHAYNEKPVLTRPQHQFFLGENYLEIDLDMHRFSYISRKGFEVFMDRLKNCILDFGLTIQGNKAEELPEQILCCVRLNGIDYINYQQLGLSQEPLEQS; encoded by the exons ATATGCAATCTCTAAATGGCTTTGAAGGTGCATTCATATCAAGTGTTGCTTCTCATGGAGAAGGTAATCATGGAGAATGTTCTGCTGATGCATTGCCCACTAATAAActaaagagagagggagaggcaTCTACGGGGAATTCTGCATGCAACTCTGTTAGTGAGGTTGCTAAGAATTCAACTCGTGCTGATGATGCTGATTCCAGATTAAAATCAGTAGCATCTATGAATGAAGGCAGGGAACCAACTTACTGGGATGAGGTGTCTTCTGTGGATGAAGGTGCTGGCAGGGAGCAAGGACTGTTGAATAATTGTGGAATTCTTCCCAACAACTGTCTACCATGCCTTGCTTCTACTGTTCCTACAGTGGACAAAAGAAGATCACTGAGTTCTAGTCCACTAAGTGCACGGAAAAAGGCTTCCTTTAAACTTTCCTTTAAATGGAGAGAAGGAAATTCTAATGGTGCTATAC TTTCTTCGAAGATGCTTCTGCAAAGACCAATAGCAGGCTCTCAATTGCTGTTTTGCCCGGCAGAAAAGAAGATGCTTGATTCTTGGTCGCATATTGATCCCAGTACCTTCAAAGTTAGGGCAAAGAGCTATTTGAG AGATAAGAAGAAGGATTTTGCACCTAATCATGCTGCATATTATCCTTTTGGAGTTGATGTATTCTTGTCTCCACGGAAAATTGACCATATTGCTCGGTTTGTGGAACTCCCTCTAATTAATTCCTCCGAGAAACTTCCATCTATCCTTGTTGTAAATGCTCAG GTTCCGCTTTATCCTGCTTCTCTTTTCCAGAGTGAAGCTGATGGGGAAGGCATGAACATTGTTTTGTACTTTAAGCTGTCTGATAGTTACTCTACGGAACTTCCATCccattttaaagaaaatttcaga AGACTAGTTGATGATGAAGTAGAAAAGGTCAAAAGTTTTCCCATAGATACAATCATACCCTTCAGGGAAAGGTTGAAGATCTTGGGTCGTTTAGTAAATGTCGATGAACTCCATTTAGGTGCTGCAGAGAGGAAGCTTATTCATGCTTACAATGAGAAGCCCGTTCTAACACGTCCTCAACACCAATTCTTCCTG GGAGAAAATTATTTGGAGATTGATTTGGACATGCATAGGTTTAGCTACATCTCTAGGAAAGGGTTTGAAGTATTCATGGATAGATTAAAGAACTGCATATTGGATTTTGGCCTCACAATTCAG GGAAACAAGGCTGAAGAGTTGCCAGAGCAGATCTTATGTTGTGTAAGGTTAAATGGAATTGATTACATTAATTATCAGCAACTGGGATTGAGTCAAGAACCTCTTGAACAAAGTTAA
- the LOC127797555 gene encoding uncharacterized protein LOC127797555 isoform X1, whose protein sequence is MGACVSTPENCVQVRRSGWKRKRRKQIKPKVPTRFSHRSFDAVDKPVAPDRRSFNNPALPGSTEEAWFDSAAILDSDCDEDFQSVQDDMQSLNGFEGAFISSVASHGEGNHGECSADALPTNKLKREGEASTGNSACNSVSEVAKNSTRADDADSRLKSVASMNEGREPTYWDEVSSVDEGAGREQGLLNNCGILPNNCLPCLASTVPTVDKRRSLSSSPLSARKKASFKLSFKWREGNSNGAILSSKMLLQRPIAGSQLLFCPAEKKMLDSWSHIDPSTFKVRAKSYLRDKKKDFAPNHAAYYPFGVDVFLSPRKIDHIARFVELPLINSSEKLPSILVVNAQVPLYPASLFQSEADGEGMNIVLYFKLSDSYSTELPSHFKENFRRLVDDEVEKVKSFPIDTIIPFRERLKILGRLVNVDELHLGAAERKLIHAYNEKPVLTRPQHQFFLGENYLEIDLDMHRFSYISRKGFEVFMDRLKNCILDFGLTIQGNKAEELPEQILCCVRLNGIDYINYQQLGLSQEPLEQS, encoded by the exons ATGGGAGCTTGCGTGTCGACGCCGGAAAATTGCGTGCAGGTTCGCCGATCGGGTTGGAAGAGGAAGCGAAGGAAGCAGATCAAGCCGAAGGTTCCGACTCGGTTCTCTCATCGATCATTTGACGCAGTCGATAAGCCCGTCGCGCCGGATCGTCGCTCCTTCAACAACCCCGCCCTTCCCg GAAGTACAGAGGAAGCATGGTTTGATTCTGCTGCCATACTTGATTCAGACTGTGATGAGGATTTCCAAAGTGTGCAGGATG ATATGCAATCTCTAAATGGCTTTGAAGGTGCATTCATATCAAGTGTTGCTTCTCATGGAGAAGGTAATCATGGAGAATGTTCTGCTGATGCATTGCCCACTAATAAActaaagagagagggagaggcaTCTACGGGGAATTCTGCATGCAACTCTGTTAGTGAGGTTGCTAAGAATTCAACTCGTGCTGATGATGCTGATTCCAGATTAAAATCAGTAGCATCTATGAATGAAGGCAGGGAACCAACTTACTGGGATGAGGTGTCTTCTGTGGATGAAGGTGCTGGCAGGGAGCAAGGACTGTTGAATAATTGTGGAATTCTTCCCAACAACTGTCTACCATGCCTTGCTTCTACTGTTCCTACAGTGGACAAAAGAAGATCACTGAGTTCTAGTCCACTAAGTGCACGGAAAAAGGCTTCCTTTAAACTTTCCTTTAAATGGAGAGAAGGAAATTCTAATGGTGCTATAC TTTCTTCGAAGATGCTTCTGCAAAGACCAATAGCAGGCTCTCAATTGCTGTTTTGCCCGGCAGAAAAGAAGATGCTTGATTCTTGGTCGCATATTGATCCCAGTACCTTCAAAGTTAGGGCAAAGAGCTATTTGAG AGATAAGAAGAAGGATTTTGCACCTAATCATGCTGCATATTATCCTTTTGGAGTTGATGTATTCTTGTCTCCACGGAAAATTGACCATATTGCTCGGTTTGTGGAACTCCCTCTAATTAATTCCTCCGAGAAACTTCCATCTATCCTTGTTGTAAATGCTCAG GTTCCGCTTTATCCTGCTTCTCTTTTCCAGAGTGAAGCTGATGGGGAAGGCATGAACATTGTTTTGTACTTTAAGCTGTCTGATAGTTACTCTACGGAACTTCCATCccattttaaagaaaatttcaga AGACTAGTTGATGATGAAGTAGAAAAGGTCAAAAGTTTTCCCATAGATACAATCATACCCTTCAGGGAAAGGTTGAAGATCTTGGGTCGTTTAGTAAATGTCGATGAACTCCATTTAGGTGCTGCAGAGAGGAAGCTTATTCATGCTTACAATGAGAAGCCCGTTCTAACACGTCCTCAACACCAATTCTTCCTG GGAGAAAATTATTTGGAGATTGATTTGGACATGCATAGGTTTAGCTACATCTCTAGGAAAGGGTTTGAAGTATTCATGGATAGATTAAAGAACTGCATATTGGATTTTGGCCTCACAATTCAG GGAAACAAGGCTGAAGAGTTGCCAGAGCAGATCTTATGTTGTGTAAGGTTAAATGGAATTGATTACATTAATTATCAGCAACTGGGATTGAGTCAAGAACCTCTTGAACAAAGTTAA